A genomic segment from Treponema sp. J25 encodes:
- a CDS encoding FlgD immunoglobulin-like domain containing protein, translated as MGRGKFFLKLGTFFLLGIFIGKVYWAGAEPPNGQDSVVDLFSPVYAGSGLFTTSTTNSQALSLNPATLGSAQRIVLDVGYLGIAGTGSDAGYGNAISLGVVYPTRYAVFGSSLRLITSPFNSMPLGTVFGTDLYVAKELYPGMSFGLGLNLGLGKDWTAAADLGFYHRVGTVGPLHNFSWALSLGGLGKSYVPSPFTLAGGVAFDFFRIPGKENRSDPLVLGAALDLGLPGFTNLTGKLGLSATIARFITISSATGFNVRESLAGKGPSFIPSVGITANFKLNGDTTKEGALPREGEMATSLAVKPLYPDIMAVGAGLTWTLGVADTKGPVITIDYPETRYISPNNDGKADVLEFPISITDSRYVASWEFTILNQDNQVVRTYRNKERRPETQGVRNIIDRILDVKSGVEVPATLRWDGILDDGSLAPDGNYFFKVSAKDDNGNESTSATYQVVVDNTAPVVRIIRAGGNTDLNQLKIFSPDGDGNKDTFEIVLEGSIEDRWEGGIFNAAGALVRSFNFTNASPAGTSTTAPASLIWNGKNDTGQIVPDGVYTYRISATDRAQNTGSTELGNIIINTERPVVSLLINEGFFSPNGDGIKDTLVLSPGVPVKEGITRWDLSILDGAGAVRRIFEGTTMAPPAQVIFDGKSGEGALLPEGTYQAQLRVTYQNGHVAVTKSPSFVLDITAPTARVVASYPAFSPNNDGNLDEMEFTQDSSEEIQWTGEIRLVQEAGKAPVASRTGEGTGILVRTFSFSGKVDPRITWDGRDSQGRPVPDGVYEYRLVSIDRAGNRGTSNAVQFTLTTVDTPVLVNTDSRAFSPNGDRVKDTITIIPQLQVTEGIANWRLEILDSQNTPVRIFEGRNTAPQNTVWDGKNTAGTVVPDGKYTARLQIRYVAGNQPVASSLPFTVDTQAPQIELSVPYTLFSPNNDGNRDFLPIQVRTPGNDTWTLSILNQNRQIVQSWEWRGAAPDIRWNGTDRAGNQTADGTYSIVASSTDEAGNTTSRTIEGIVMDSRVPRAFLTASTQAISPNGDGVADTVNFSIVLTLKDGIESWKLELLTEQGTSHRILGTSVPTTGTATGSGSPAQGSAPAIRTAPIPPETLSWDGRDAAGVVREGTYQPRLTVKYAKGDQIEIMGAPILVDITGPVLSLSTRPQYFSPDNDGVDDELFIQISARDASPIASWSLEIREPEGPKQLFYRLEGRGAPTERIVWDGRSNRGELVQAATDYPVTLVVTDSLGNTSRLESMISVDVLVIREGNLLKIRVPSIIFRENAADFIGVAPEKVENNLRVIRRIAEILNRFRDYRVTVEGHANPVTRTTREEREELQPLSEARAKAVMDRLIEYGVDRNRLSYVGRGGTQPVVRWEDRDNWWKNRRVEFILIK; from the coding sequence ATGGGTAGAGGGAAGTTTTTTTTAAAGTTAGGAACGTTTTTTTTATTAGGTATTTTTATAGGGAAAGTATATTGGGCAGGGGCAGAACCCCCCAATGGTCAGGACAGTGTGGTAGATCTTTTTTCACCGGTCTATGCGGGATCTGGGCTTTTTACCACCAGTACTACTAATTCTCAGGCCCTTTCTCTGAACCCTGCAACCCTCGGCTCTGCCCAGCGGATCGTGCTGGATGTAGGGTATCTAGGAATTGCCGGCACCGGATCGGATGCGGGTTATGGGAACGCCATTTCCCTTGGGGTCGTGTATCCTACCCGGTACGCCGTTTTTGGCAGTTCCCTTCGTCTTATTACGAGTCCCTTTAACAGCATGCCCCTGGGAACTGTTTTCGGCACCGATCTGTACGTGGCCAAGGAACTCTACCCCGGGATGTCCTTCGGTCTTGGTTTGAATCTAGGGTTAGGAAAGGACTGGACCGCGGCGGCTGACCTGGGTTTTTATCATCGTGTAGGAACGGTGGGGCCCCTCCACAACTTTAGCTGGGCCTTGAGTCTTGGGGGCCTTGGAAAAAGCTACGTCCCCAGCCCCTTTACGCTCGCCGGCGGCGTAGCCTTTGACTTTTTCCGTATCCCCGGCAAAGAGAATCGATCGGATCCTTTGGTCCTGGGGGCAGCCCTGGATCTCGGTTTGCCCGGCTTTACCAATCTAACGGGGAAACTTGGCCTGTCCGCTACTATTGCCCGCTTTATCACTATTTCTTCCGCCACGGGTTTTAACGTTCGGGAAAGTCTTGCAGGGAAAGGCCCCTCTTTTATTCCATCCGTAGGGATCACCGCTAACTTCAAACTGAACGGAGATACTACTAAAGAAGGCGCCCTCCCACGGGAAGGAGAGATGGCCACAAGTCTTGCGGTAAAGCCCCTCTATCCAGATATCATGGCCGTGGGCGCAGGTCTTACCTGGACCCTGGGGGTAGCTGATACAAAGGGACCTGTTATCACCATAGACTATCCAGAGACCCGCTACATATCTCCCAATAACGATGGAAAGGCGGATGTACTGGAATTTCCCATTTCTATTACCGATAGCCGCTATGTGGCTTCCTGGGAATTTACCATTCTGAACCAGGACAACCAGGTAGTGCGGACCTACCGAAACAAAGAGCGCCGACCTGAAACCCAGGGGGTACGGAACATAATCGATCGGATCCTCGATGTAAAATCAGGGGTCGAAGTTCCCGCCACCCTTCGCTGGGATGGCATCTTAGACGATGGATCCCTTGCTCCCGATGGCAACTACTTCTTTAAGGTTAGCGCTAAGGACGACAACGGCAACGAGAGTACTTCCGCAACTTACCAGGTGGTGGTAGACAATACGGCCCCGGTTGTTCGGATTATCCGGGCCGGGGGAAACACGGACCTGAATCAACTTAAAATCTTTTCTCCCGATGGAGATGGAAACAAGGATACCTTTGAAATTGTTCTAGAAGGTTCTATCGAAGATAGATGGGAAGGGGGAATATTCAACGCCGCAGGGGCCCTGGTTCGAAGCTTTAATTTCACCAATGCAAGTCCTGCGGGAACCAGCACCACCGCCCCGGCAAGTCTTATCTGGAACGGGAAGAACGACACGGGACAGATCGTCCCCGATGGGGTATATACCTATCGGATAAGCGCCACAGACCGGGCCCAGAACACGGGGAGCACCGAGTTAGGCAATATCATCATAAACACCGAGCGGCCGGTGGTAAGTCTGCTCATCAACGAAGGCTTCTTCTCACCAAACGGAGATGGAATAAAGGATACCCTGGTGTTAAGTCCGGGGGTTCCGGTAAAAGAAGGGATAACCCGCTGGGATCTAAGCATTTTGGATGGTGCTGGCGCGGTACGGCGAATCTTTGAAGGCACCACGATGGCTCCACCGGCCCAGGTCATTTTTGATGGAAAATCAGGAGAGGGGGCCCTCTTACCCGAAGGGACGTATCAGGCCCAATTACGGGTTACCTACCAGAACGGCCATGTGGCGGTTACCAAATCGCCTTCTTTTGTGCTCGATATAACCGCCCCAACGGCCCGGGTGGTGGCATCCTATCCGGCCTTCTCTCCCAACAACGACGGGAACCTAGACGAAATGGAGTTTACCCAGGATAGTAGCGAAGAAATCCAGTGGACCGGCGAAATTCGCCTGGTGCAGGAAGCAGGAAAGGCCCCGGTGGCAAGCCGAACCGGTGAAGGGACAGGGATCCTGGTCCGGACCTTCTCTTTCAGTGGAAAGGTAGATCCCCGCATCACCTGGGATGGTCGGGATTCTCAGGGGCGACCGGTGCCTGATGGCGTGTATGAATATCGGCTGGTCAGTATCGATAGGGCCGGAAACCGGGGTACTTCCAACGCGGTGCAGTTTACCCTTACCACCGTTGACACACCAGTACTCGTGAATACCGATAGTCGGGCATTCTCGCCAAACGGAGATAGGGTAAAAGATACAATCACCATTATTCCCCAACTCCAGGTAACCGAAGGAATCGCGAACTGGCGGCTTGAAATTTTAGACAGCCAGAATACGCCGGTCCGCATCTTTGAAGGACGAAACACGGCGCCCCAAAACACCGTATGGGATGGTAAAAACACCGCTGGCACGGTGGTTCCCGATGGAAAATATACGGCCCGTTTACAGATTCGTTATGTGGCAGGGAATCAGCCAGTAGCAAGTTCCCTCCCCTTCACCGTAGATACCCAGGCCCCACAAATAGAACTCTCTGTACCGTATACGCTCTTCTCACCGAACAACGATGGGAATCGGGACTTCCTCCCCATTCAAGTTCGGACCCCCGGGAACGATACGTGGACCTTGAGTATCCTTAACCAGAATCGACAGATAGTCCAGAGCTGGGAATGGAGGGGGGCTGCTCCCGATATTCGCTGGAACGGAACTGATAGGGCGGGAAATCAGACCGCCGACGGGACCTACTCTATCGTTGCAAGCAGCACCGACGAAGCGGGCAACACCACAAGCCGAACCATCGAAGGCATCGTCATGGATAGCCGCGTTCCCCGGGCCTTCCTTACCGCCTCTACCCAGGCTATTTCTCCCAATGGTGATGGTGTAGCGGATACGGTAAACTTCTCCATAGTCCTTACCTTAAAGGATGGCATTGAAAGCTGGAAGCTGGAACTTCTTACTGAACAGGGAACCAGTCACCGTATTCTAGGAACCTCTGTTCCTACCACAGGAACGGCCACCGGAAGCGGCAGCCCGGCCCAGGGCTCGGCACCAGCAATTCGAACCGCCCCGATCCCCCCGGAAACTCTTAGCTGGGACGGGCGGGATGCCGCTGGAGTGGTAAGAGAAGGCACCTACCAACCCCGCCTTACGGTAAAATATGCCAAGGGTGACCAGATAGAGATCATGGGTGCACCGATCTTAGTAGATATCACTGGTCCGGTATTGAGTCTTTCTACGCGACCCCAGTACTTTAGTCCTGATAACGACGGTGTGGATGATGAACTCTTTATCCAAATCAGTGCTCGAGACGCCTCTCCCATTGCATCTTGGTCCCTGGAAATCCGAGAACCCGAGGGGCCCAAACAGCTCTTCTATCGTCTTGAAGGACGGGGGGCTCCCACCGAACGCATTGTGTGGGATGGACGGAGCAACCGGGGTGAACTCGTGCAGGCCGCTACGGATTACCCCGTTACCCTGGTAGTGACCGACAGTCTGGGGAACACCAGTCGTCTTGAAAGTATGATCAGCGTGGACGTGCTCGTGATCCGGGAAGGGAATCTCCTTAAAATACGGGTACCCTCAATTATTTTCCGGGAGAATGCGGCCGACTTTATCGGTGTAGCCCCTGAAAAGGTGGAAAACAACCTGCGGGTTATCCGCCGAATTGCCGAAATCCTGAATAGATTCCGGGATTACAGGGTAACCGTGGAAGGACACGCCAACCCCGTGACCCGAACAACCCGGGAGGAACGGGAAGAGCTCCAGCCCTTAAGCGAAGCCCGGGCAAAGGCGGTGATGGACCGACTCATCGAATATGGCGTGGACCGGAACCGGCTTTCCTATGTAGGACGGGGCGGAACCCAGCCCGTGGTCCGATGGGAAGACCGGGACAATTGGTGGAAGAACCGACGGGTTGAATTTATTTTGATTAAGTAA
- a CDS encoding class I SAM-dependent methyltransferase, with translation MKGEKTPHSESWFEDEQFWQRFAPIIFDEARWQEVPLVVKRIVEFLRRGTPAGNPPSEGNAEKGASSSRIKTNIPQGEEPAEPLEILDQCCGTGRIAVELALQGARVTGVDITPSYLEAAAESARTVGVPLELVRQDVRLFQRPDRFDGVVNLYTSFGYFDDPEDDMLVVQNAYDSLKKGGRYILETLSKEIEARDFIEGEWFERSGYTVLTRYRILDAWRLLENHWILIDTAGNRYEKRFCQRLYSAAELIHLLSDAGFEDIEVYGSWNLRPYDQDAQTLIVVGKK, from the coding sequence ATGAAAGGTGAAAAGACACCCCACTCTGAATCGTGGTTTGAGGATGAACAATTCTGGCAGCGTTTTGCTCCGATAATTTTTGATGAGGCCCGCTGGCAGGAAGTTCCCCTTGTGGTTAAACGAATTGTAGAATTTCTTCGACGGGGAACACCTGCGGGGAATCCTCCCTCAGAGGGAAATGCGGAAAAAGGGGCATCCTCTTCCAGGATAAAAACGAATATCCCGCAGGGGGAGGAGCCTGCTGAACCTTTAGAGATTCTGGATCAATGCTGCGGTACTGGTCGAATCGCGGTGGAACTTGCCTTGCAAGGAGCCCGGGTAACCGGTGTGGATATTACCCCATCGTACCTCGAGGCGGCGGCCGAAAGTGCCCGCACTGTGGGGGTTCCGCTGGAATTGGTCCGACAGGATGTGCGGCTCTTTCAACGGCCTGATCGTTTTGATGGAGTGGTGAACCTCTATACTTCCTTTGGGTATTTTGACGATCCCGAAGATGATATGCTCGTGGTGCAAAATGCCTACGATTCTTTAAAGAAAGGAGGAAGGTATATTCTAGAAACCCTGAGCAAGGAAATCGAAGCCCGGGATTTCATAGAAGGTGAATGGTTTGAACGCTCTGGCTATACCGTGCTTACCCGTTATCGCATTCTTGATGCCTGGCGGCTTCTGGAAAACCACTGGATACTTATTGATACGGCGGGGAACCGCTACGAAAAACGTTTTTGTCAGCGTTTATATAGCGCCGCCGAATTAATACACCTTTTATCGGATGCGGGTTTTGAAGATATTGAGGTCTATGGGAGTTGGAATCTTCGGCCCTATGATCAGGATGCTCAAACCTTGATAGTGGTAGGGAAAAAATAA
- a CDS encoding mannose-1-phosphate guanylyltransferase, producing MFNDSIILAGGSGTRLWPASNTHKPKQFLQTPRGTTLFEEALERAFAITEPEGRVVVVCGKTHIPHIVASCTELPVEQRKRLVLIPEPFARNTAPAITCAVRYLEFLHGKKESTALVLTSDHIMGPLETFVEDADAASFLAQHHALVVFGIPPRHPETGYGYIEAGASLTTPQNLTNTYQVKSFREKPDRPTAETFLKQGNFFWNSGMFAFSVSQFKENLRKYAPVIMESFKQLTDPTTDASMWQIEYEVPLLQRWKGLEKSYEQCPSISIDYALAEKCRDVAVVQARFSWTDVGSWDEYARLFSNSSGTVYSFKAENCFVDSDFPVALCGVEDLLVVGRKNPETGTPVVLICKRGDTQGVKDIVEQIKSDHRTDLL from the coding sequence ATGTTTAACGATAGTATTATACTCGCCGGTGGATCGGGAACCCGTCTGTGGCCCGCCAGTAACACCCATAAACCGAAACAATTTTTGCAGACCCCCCGGGGCACAACCCTTTTTGAAGAAGCCCTCGAGCGGGCCTTTGCGATAACAGAACCGGAAGGAAGGGTTGTGGTCGTCTGCGGTAAGACCCACATTCCCCATATTGTAGCCTCCTGTACGGAACTTCCTGTAGAGCAACGAAAACGCCTCGTGCTTATTCCCGAACCCTTTGCCCGGAATACCGCCCCCGCTATCACCTGCGCCGTTCGCTACCTGGAATTTCTCCATGGGAAAAAAGAAAGCACCGCCCTGGTGCTCACGAGCGATCATATTATGGGCCCCCTCGAAACCTTTGTGGAGGATGCAGATGCGGCAAGTTTCCTGGCCCAGCACCATGCCCTCGTGGTATTTGGGATTCCCCCCCGTCATCCTGAAACCGGATATGGCTATATCGAAGCGGGGGCTTCCCTTACTACTCCCCAAAACCTCACCAATACCTACCAGGTAAAATCTTTCCGGGAAAAACCGGATCGCCCTACCGCAGAAACATTCCTTAAACAGGGGAACTTTTTCTGGAACTCCGGTATGTTCGCCTTTTCGGTTTCCCAATTCAAGGAAAACCTCCGGAAATATGCGCCCGTCATCATGGAATCCTTTAAGCAACTCACGGATCCGACAACTGATGCGTCCATGTGGCAGATTGAGTACGAGGTTCCCCTCCTGCAACGATGGAAAGGACTTGAAAAAAGTTATGAACAGTGCCCTTCTATATCTATTGATTATGCCCTCGCAGAAAAATGCCGCGATGTGGCGGTGGTCCAGGCCCGCTTTTCCTGGACCGATGTAGGTTCCTGGGATGAATATGCCCGCCTCTTTTCTAATTCATCGGGGACAGTATATAGTTTTAAGGCGGAAAATTGTTTTGTAGACAGTGATTTCCCCGTGGCCCTCTGTGGGGTGGAGGATCTTCTGGTGGTGGGGCGTAAAAATCCCGAAACGGGCACCCCGGTGGTCCTTATCTGTAAACGGGGGGATACTCAGGGAGTAAAAGACATTGTAGAGCAAATCAAATCCGATCATCGGACTGATTTATTATAA
- a CDS encoding acetate kinase — MVILTLNCGSSSAKYQVYDWEKQDVLAVGIVERVTQGGSFITHRAKGKEEFTLNQDCPTHVDAVELIIKILTDPTHGVIHDMGMIKAVGHRVVHGGSKFTKSVIVTDEVLQTFREVSDLAPLHNPANIMGIEAARKVLPSVPHCAIMDTAWHQTMPASSYIYALPAEWHEKYQVRRYGFHGTSFLYTSKRAAVLLGKDFHQCNLIIAHLGNGASINAVKDGCSFDTSMGLSPLEGLVMGSRCGDIDPAIPFYMMRVAGLTATEVENMMNKKSGLLGLTGGRFTDRRDIQAAVEKGDKQAELAQDVEAYRVKKYIGAYMAALGRVDALVFTAGAGEMAPFIRKKILAGLEPLGIVYDPQKNEIARTRNAETNIAAKDSKIPIFIIPTDEELVMTEDAYALMKGTYDIHTRFTYTFQKRDYVNKSREEALQRDLQKNPALASIIVRP, encoded by the coding sequence ATGGTTATTCTTACGTTAAACTGTGGTTCTTCATCTGCCAAATATCAGGTGTATGATTGGGAAAAACAGGATGTGCTTGCGGTGGGGATTGTCGAACGGGTTACCCAGGGAGGTTCCTTTATCACCCATCGGGCAAAAGGAAAAGAGGAATTTACCCTGAATCAGGATTGCCCCACCCATGTAGATGCGGTAGAGCTCATCATCAAGATTCTCACCGATCCTACCCATGGGGTCATCCATGACATGGGGATGATTAAAGCGGTGGGACACCGGGTAGTCCACGGGGGCTCCAAATTCACCAAATCGGTGATCGTTACCGATGAGGTACTCCAGACCTTCCGGGAAGTTTCCGATTTAGCCCCCCTTCACAATCCCGCAAACATCATGGGTATTGAGGCAGCCCGAAAGGTTCTGCCCTCGGTTCCCCACTGTGCCATCATGGACACGGCCTGGCACCAGACCATGCCGGCTTCAAGCTACATCTATGCCCTACCTGCAGAATGGCACGAAAAATACCAGGTCCGTCGGTATGGCTTCCATGGCACAAGCTTTTTGTATACCTCTAAGCGGGCAGCGGTGCTTCTCGGAAAGGACTTCCATCAATGTAACCTCATCATCGCCCACCTCGGAAACGGGGCTTCCATCAATGCCGTAAAAGACGGCTGTTCCTTTGATACTTCCATGGGGCTTTCCCCCCTGGAAGGGCTTGTCATGGGAAGCCGCTGCGGTGATATTGATCCGGCCATTCCCTTCTACATGATGCGCGTGGCGGGGCTTACCGCCACCGAAGTAGAAAATATGATGAACAAGAAATCGGGGCTTCTGGGACTTACCGGCGGCCGGTTCACCGATCGGCGGGATATTCAAGCGGCGGTAGAGAAGGGAGACAAACAGGCAGAACTCGCCCAAGACGTGGAGGCGTACCGGGTAAAGAAGTACATCGGTGCCTATATGGCCGCCCTCGGCCGGGTGGATGCCCTGGTCTTTACCGCAGGGGCTGGTGAGATGGCCCCCTTTATCAGGAAAAAAATCCTTGCCGGCCTTGAACCGCTGGGAATCGTCTACGATCCCCAAAAGAACGAAATTGCCCGGACCCGAAACGCAGAAACCAACATCGCTGCTAAAGATTCTAAGATTCCCATCTTCATTATCCCCACCGATGAAGAGCTCGTGATGACCGAAGACGCCTACGCCCTTATGAAAGGCACCTACGACATTCACACCCGCTTTACCTATACCTTCCAGAAACGGGACTACGTAAACAAGTCCCGAGAAGAGGCCCTCCAGCGGGATCTGCAGAAGAATCCTGCCCTGG